The following proteins are co-located in the Phragmites australis chromosome 10, lpPhrAust1.1, whole genome shotgun sequence genome:
- the LOC133930580 gene encoding soluble starch synthase 2-3, chloroplastic/amyloplastic-like: protein MSSAASTFLLALASASPGGRRQARVGSTPFHDGANLNFRFWAPPRAPWGATLVRAGAGDGGKGAAPERRGEAASSARRQPRARRGAGKAVAKRKDPVQPVGRYDTGTGDAARGGGASVPALVPKQDTAARLANQNGASAGGENKYIVAAPPANIVKFPAPGSGVILASGDMTPGTIVPGPKQPPPLPSGTNFVSPASVPRSDTGGNVECAEEKGAQAVVDVPKPEAPSTPAPAVQEAAWDFKKYIGFDEPAEAKDDDWAVADGAGSFEHSQNNDSGPLAGKNVMNVIMVAAECSPWCKTGGLGDVVGSLPKALARRGHRVMVVVPRYGDYAEALDVGIRKYYKAAGQDLEVKYFHAYIDGVDFVFIDAPLFKHRQDDIYGGSRQEIMKRMILFCKVAVEVPWHVPCGGVPYGDGNLVFIANDWHTALLPVYLKAYYRDHGLMQYTRSVVVIHNIAHQGRGPVDEFPYMDLPEHYLDHFKLYDPVGGEHANIFAAGLKMADRVVTVSGGYLWELKTVEGGWGLHDIVRSNDWKINGIVNGIDHQEWNPEVDIHLRSDGYTNYSLRTLDAGKRQCKAALQRELGLEVRDDVPLLGFIGRLDGQKGVEIIADAMPWIAGQDVQLVMLGAGRGDLERMLQHFERLHHDKVRGWVGFSVPMAHHITAGADVLLMPSRFEPCGLNQLYAMAYGTVPVVHAVGGLKDTVAPFDPFGDAGLGWTFDRAEANKLIEALGHCLDTYRDYRESWRGIQARGMSQDLSWDHAAQLYEDVLVKAKYQW from the exons ATGTCGTCGGCTGCCTCCACCTTTCTCCTCGCGCTCGCGTCCGCCTCCCCCGGGGGCCGCAGGCAGGCCAGGGTCGGCTCCACGCCGTTCCACGACGGCGCGAACCTGAATTTCCGGTTCTGggcgccgccgcgcgcgccttGGGGTGCGACGCTTGTGCGCGCGGGGGCTGGGGACGGGGGCAAGGGCGCGGCGCCGGAGCGGAGGGGCGAAGCCGCTTCTTCGGCCAGGAGGCAGCCCCGCGCCCGGCGCGGCGCTGGCAAGGCG GTCGCGAAACGGAAGGACCCCGTCCAGCCGGTCGGCCGTTACGACACCGGAACGGGCGACGCAGCGAGAGGAGGCGGGGCGTCCGTGCCGGCGCTGGTGCCGAAGCAGGACACCGCGGCTCGTTTGGCGAACCAGAACGGCGCGTCGGCAGGCGGTGAGAACAAATACATCGTCGCCGCGCCGCCTGCGAACATAGTGAAGTTCCCAGCTCCGGGCTCCGGCGTGATCCTTGCCTCCGGAGACATGACGCCGGGTACTATCGTCCCAGGCCCGAAGCAGCCGCCACCCCTGCCGTCCGGGACAAACTTTGTGTCGCCGGCTTCTGTTCCCAGGTCTGACACCGGTGGCAATGTGGAATGTGCAGAGGAGAAAGGAGCACAGGCTGTTGTTGACGTTCCAAAGCCAGAGGCGCCTTCTACCCCTGCGCCTGCGGTACAAGAAGCCGCTTGGGATTTCAAGAAATATATCGGTTTCGACGAGCCTGCTGAAGCGAAGGATGATGACTGGGCTGTTGCAGATGGTGCTGGGTCCTTTGAACATTCCCAGAACAATGATTCCGGCCCTTTGGCCGGTAAGAATGTCATGAATGTGATCATGGTGGCCGCTGAATGTTCTCCCTGGTGCAAAACAG GTGGTCTTGGAGATGTTGTTGGATCTTTGCCCAAGGCTTTGGCGAGAAGAGGACATCGTGTGATG GTAGTAGTACCAAGGTATGGGGACTACGCAGAAGCCCTCGATGTAGGAATCCGAAAATACTACAAGGCTGCAGGACAG GACTTGGAAGTGAAATATTTCCATGCATATATCGACGGAGTAGATTTTGTGTTCATCGATGCCCCTCTCTTCAAGCATCGTCAGGATGACATCTATGGGGGGAGCAGACAG GAAATTATGAAGCGTATGATTTTGTTCTGCAAGGTTGCAGTTGAG GTTCCATGGCATGTTCCATGCGGCGGTGTGCCTTACGGGGATGGCAATTTGGTGTTCATTGCAAACGATTGGCATACTGCACTCCTCCCTGTTTATCTGAAGGCATATTACAGAGACCATGGATTGATGCAATACACTCGCTCCGTTGTGGTCATACATAACATCGCTCACCAG GGACGTGGACCTGTAGATGAATTCCCGTACATGGACTTACCTGAACACTACCTCGACCACTTCAAGTTGTACGATCCCGTCGGCGGCGAGCACGCCAACATCTTCGCCGCAGGGCTGAAGATGGCTGACCGGGTAGTCACCGTCAGCGGAGGCTACCTGTGGGAGCTGAAGACGGTGGAAGGCGGCTGGGGCCTTCACGATATCGTCCGGTCAAACGACTGGAAAATCAACGGCATCGTGAACGGCATCGACCACCAGGAGTGGAACCCCGAGGTGGACATTCACCTGCGCTCCGACGGCTACACCAACTACTCCCTCCGGACGCTGGACGCCGGCAAGCGGCAGTGCAAGGCGGCCTTGCAGCGGGAGCTGGGCCTGGAGGTGCGCGACGATGTGCCGCTGCTCGGGTTCATCGGGAGGCTGGAcgggcagaagggcgtggaGATCATCGCGGACGCGATGCCGTGGATCGCGGGGCAGGACGTGCAGCTGGTGATGCTGGGCGCCGGGCGCGGCGACCTGGAGCGCATGCTGCAGCACTTCGAGCGGCTGCACCACGACAAGGTGCGCGGGTGGGTCGGGTTCTCGGTGCCCATGGCGCACCACATCACCGCGGGCGCCGACGTACTCCTGATGCCCTCCCGGTTCGAGCCGTGCGGGCTGAACCAGCTCTACGCGATGGCGTACGGCACCGTCCCCGTGGTGCACGCCGTCGGCGGGCTCAAGGACACGGTCGCGCCATTCGACCCGTTCGGCGACGCCGGGCTCGGGTGGACGTTCGACCGCGCCGAGGCCAATAAGCTGATCGAGGCGCTCGGGCACTGCCTCGACACGTACCGGGACTACAGGGAGAGCTGGAGGGGCATCCAGGCGCGCGGCATGTCGCAGGACCTCAGCTGGGACCACGCCGCGCAGCTCTACGAGGACGTCCTCGTCAAGGCCAAGTACCAGTGGTGA